Proteins encoded together in one Bradyrhizobium sp. CB82 window:
- a CDS encoding GFA family protein, which translates to MPAYAGSCHCGAVTFRIEAAIGELTTCDCSLCLRKNALMTKVHESELTLLGGADLLSVYEWNTHRAKHFFCSRCGIYTFHRKRAAPDYFGINVFCLEDFDISAVTVRATEGVGMSVVDPAARPQWTGPREAT; encoded by the coding sequence ATGCCTGCCTACGCCGGTTCTTGCCATTGTGGCGCGGTGACGTTTCGGATCGAGGCGGCGATCGGCGAGCTGACGACATGCGACTGCTCGCTGTGCCTGAGGAAGAACGCCCTGATGACGAAGGTGCATGAGAGCGAGCTTACACTGCTCGGCGGCGCGGATCTGCTGTCGGTCTATGAATGGAATACGCATCGCGCGAAGCATTTCTTCTGCTCACGCTGCGGCATCTACACGTTTCACCGCAAGCGCGCCGCGCCTGATTACTTCGGCATCAACGTGTTCTGCCTGGAGGATTTCGATATCAGTGCAGTAACGGTGCGCGCGACTGAGGGCGTCGGGATGTCGGTGGTCGATCCGGCTGCGCGTCCGCAATGGACCGGCCCTCGCGAAGCCACATAG
- a CDS encoding SPW repeat protein has translation MENWTNAKLCDVANLILGAFLFFSPWIFGFDAGAASQNAYIAGIVIAILAIAALAAFAVWEEWLNLIVGLWTLIAPWVLGFHGNRTAMTVHVVVGILVAVLAAVELWIMSQNPPRLTTSR, from the coding sequence ATGGAGAATTGGACGAACGCGAAATTGTGCGACGTCGCAAACCTGATCCTCGGCGCATTCCTGTTTTTCTCGCCCTGGATATTTGGATTCGATGCCGGAGCGGCCTCTCAAAACGCGTACATCGCAGGCATTGTGATTGCGATCCTGGCCATCGCGGCGCTTGCAGCCTTCGCGGTGTGGGAAGAGTGGCTGAATCTGATCGTCGGCCTTTGGACGCTTATCGCGCCTTGGGTGCTCGGCTTCCACGGCAACAGGACAGCCATGACAGTCCACGTGGTGGTCGGCATCTTGGTCGCCGTCCTGGCCGCCGTCGAACTCTGGATCATGTCCCAGAACCCGCCGCGCCTTACCACAAGCCGCTAG
- a CDS encoding M23 family metallopeptidase has product MNHRAPRGGYGRETGIIDLGHEPPLSVDGSEAAVIDRRRVSVQWFSGTILTGLCGAALIGGAVFASLDGEMTFAKVPERVEGVLRGAFGANDRAATLHKSDRLPPPGESTASRSVVRVSTVARVGNRDVMRVRPFVRIAGNLSMTTSDLSAKIPPFNAQRLLTDVGSDPKTASDDPNNPEAVEPDAEVSFITKDLTPVLPKAKIAAVVALDDILMRVRDAANWRGNGGGVRYAALANATADVSGATGAQSDIKMAYATEASPSDPYAGFETRVVPENVTLLPKTKEQITGGNPNGERVHIVRKGDSVASVLRDLGATPEEIKAIAATLGPRGRDGGLKEGEKLRILMAPASPGARLQPFRVVVATDTMVEAIAALSDLGKYVAVDVSSMNTVADTAANANSDDDDDDDGTGVRLYQSIYETAMRNKVPMPVIDDMIKIYSYDVDFQRKVQPGDSFDVFYAGEDEGVTATDKSEVLFASLTVGGETKKYYRFQSPDDGVVDYYDETGKSAKKFLVRKPVNNAIMRSGFGGRRHPILGYVKMHTGVDWATAYGTPIFASGNGVLEKVGPEGGYGKYIRIKHSNGYETAYGHMSAFAKGMEVGKKVRQGQVIGFVGSTGQSTGPHVHYEILVNGRFVDPLRVKLPRGRSLEGPIMVGFEKERDRIEAMMSNRSSGIARISDATGGPLQVTNR; this is encoded by the coding sequence TTGAACCATAGGGCGCCACGCGGGGGTTATGGGCGTGAGACCGGGATCATCGATCTCGGCCACGAGCCGCCGCTTTCCGTCGATGGTTCCGAAGCTGCCGTCATCGATCGCCGTCGCGTCTCCGTACAATGGTTCAGCGGCACGATTCTGACCGGGCTCTGCGGCGCAGCCTTGATCGGCGGCGCCGTTTTCGCTTCGCTCGACGGCGAGATGACCTTTGCCAAGGTGCCGGAGCGCGTCGAAGGCGTGCTGCGCGGTGCGTTTGGCGCCAATGATCGCGCCGCCACCCTGCACAAGAGCGACCGCCTGCCGCCGCCCGGTGAATCCACCGCCTCGCGCAGCGTGGTGCGCGTCTCGACGGTGGCCCGCGTCGGCAACCGCGACGTGATGCGGGTGCGGCCCTTCGTCCGCATCGCCGGTAACCTCTCGATGACGACGAGCGATCTGTCGGCCAAGATCCCGCCGTTCAACGCCCAGCGCCTTCTGACCGACGTCGGCTCCGATCCGAAGACCGCGTCCGACGATCCCAACAATCCCGAAGCCGTCGAGCCCGACGCCGAAGTCTCCTTCATCACCAAGGATCTGACGCCGGTGCTGCCGAAGGCGAAGATCGCCGCCGTCGTGGCGCTCGACGACATCCTGATGCGGGTACGCGATGCCGCCAACTGGCGCGGCAACGGCGGCGGCGTCCGATATGCTGCGCTCGCCAATGCCACCGCCGACGTCTCGGGCGCGACCGGCGCGCAGTCCGACATCAAGATGGCCTACGCCACCGAGGCCTCGCCGTCCGACCCCTATGCTGGCTTCGAGACGCGCGTGGTGCCGGAAAACGTCACGCTGCTGCCGAAGACCAAGGAACAGATCACCGGCGGCAATCCCAATGGCGAGCGCGTGCACATCGTCAGAAAGGGCGACTCGGTTGCCTCCGTGCTGCGCGACCTCGGCGCGACGCCCGAAGAGATCAAGGCGATTGCAGCCACGCTCGGGCCCCGCGGCCGCGACGGCGGCCTCAAGGAAGGCGAGAAGCTCCGCATCCTGATGGCGCCTGCAAGCCCCGGCGCCCGGCTCCAGCCATTCCGCGTCGTCGTCGCCACCGATACCATGGTCGAGGCGATCGCAGCGCTGTCCGATCTCGGCAAATACGTCGCGGTCGACGTTTCGAGCATGAATACCGTCGCCGACACGGCCGCAAATGCCAACAGCGACGACGATGACGATGACGACGGTACTGGCGTGCGGCTCTACCAGAGCATCTACGAGACCGCGATGCGCAACAAGGTGCCGATGCCGGTCATCGACGACATGATCAAGATCTACTCCTACGACGTCGACTTCCAGCGCAAGGTGCAGCCGGGCGACTCCTTCGACGTCTTCTACGCCGGCGAGGACGAGGGCGTGACGGCAACCGACAAGAGCGAGGTGCTGTTCGCCTCGCTCACGGTCGGCGGCGAGACCAAGAAATACTACCGCTTCCAGAGTCCCGATGACGGCGTCGTCGACTACTACGACGAGACCGGCAAGAGCGCGAAGAAGTTCCTGGTCCGCAAGCCCGTGAACAACGCCATCATGCGCTCCGGCTTCGGCGGCCGCCGCCATCCGATCCTGGGCTATGTGAAGATGCACACCGGCGTCGACTGGGCCACCGCCTACGGCACGCCGATCTTCGCCTCCGGCAACGGCGTCCTCGAAAAGGTCGGCCCAGAGGGCGGCTACGGCAAATACATCCGCATCAAGCATTCCAACGGCTACGAGACCGCCTACGGCCATATGTCAGCCTTCGCCAAGGGCATGGAGGTCGGCAAGAAGGTGCGGCAGGGCCAAGTGATCGGCTTCGTCGGCTCGACTGGCCAGTCGACCGGTCCGCACGTCCACTACGAAATCCTGGTCAACGGCCGCTTCGTCGATCCGCTGCGGGTCAAGCTGCCGCGCGGCCGCTCGCTCGAAGGGCCGATCATGGTGGGCTTCGAGAAGGAGCGCGACCGCATCGAGGCGATGATGAGCAACCGCTCAAGCGGCATCGCCCGCATCTCGGATGCAACCGGCGGCCCGCTCCAGGTCACCAACCGCTGA
- a CDS encoding IS256 family transposase, with amino-acid sequence MTRDITPAGWPATGAVDEAFAEVRASFDRFCLAAGIEALGTMMEADVTAACGPRHGRDAARRAHRWGRTRGRIGFHGGKIEVERPRVRGVDGREVTIPSWETAAEEDWLGRWAMNLMLINVSTRRFGRAVRLPEGDVPAPPGSGVSKSAASRRFVALSAARLADFMAADLSALDLLVVQIDGLHLGDDLVLVAAIGVDGEGNKHPLALVEGATENAATVQALLDNLVSRGLDPTVPRLFIADGAKALSKAIRRTFGSAAAIQRCQIHKARNIMERLPKEHHAATRRVLRQAWELDDADKAEKLIRNLARRLDQQWPGVAASILEGLDEILTVVRLKLPKELRRSLACTNIAENMMGTIRRVTRNVKRWRDAGMALRWVAAGMIEANKGFRRLKAHKQLSVLRAALQARHNRMTINPVAHVTRAA; translated from the coding sequence ATGACGAGAGATATCACACCGGCTGGTTGGCCGGCGACCGGGGCTGTGGACGAAGCGTTTGCAGAAGTGCGGGCGAGCTTCGATCGGTTCTGCCTTGCGGCAGGGATCGAGGCGCTCGGCACGATGATGGAGGCGGATGTCACGGCGGCCTGCGGGCCGCGCCACGGTCGCGACGCGGCGCGGCGGGCGCACCGTTGGGGCCGAACGCGGGGACGGATCGGCTTCCACGGCGGCAAGATCGAGGTCGAGCGCCCGCGGGTCCGGGGCGTGGACGGCCGCGAGGTCACGATCCCGAGCTGGGAAACGGCGGCGGAGGAGGACTGGCTCGGTCGCTGGGCGATGAACCTGATGCTGATCAATGTGTCGACGCGCCGGTTCGGCCGCGCTGTCCGGCTGCCCGAGGGTGACGTGCCGGCACCGCCCGGATCGGGGGTTTCGAAGTCGGCGGCCTCGCGGAGGTTCGTAGCGCTGTCGGCGGCGCGGCTGGCCGACTTCATGGCTGCCGATCTGTCCGCGCTCGACCTTCTGGTGGTCCAAATCGACGGGCTGCATCTCGGCGACGATCTCGTGCTGGTGGCCGCGATCGGGGTTGACGGCGAAGGCAACAAGCATCCGCTGGCGCTGGTGGAAGGGGCGACCGAGAACGCCGCAACGGTTCAGGCCCTGCTGGACAACCTGGTCTCGCGCGGGCTCGACCCGACGGTGCCAAGACTGTTCATCGCCGACGGCGCGAAGGCGTTGTCGAAGGCGATCCGCCGCACCTTCGGTTCGGCCGCTGCGATCCAGCGCTGCCAGATCCACAAGGCGCGCAACATCATGGAACGCCTGCCGAAAGAGCATCATGCGGCCACCCGTCGGGTGCTGCGCCAGGCCTGGGAGCTCGATGACGCCGACAAGGCTGAAAAATTGATCCGCAATCTCGCGCGTCGACTCGACCAGCAATGGCCCGGCGTAGCGGCCAGCATCCTCGAAGGCCTCGACGAAATCCTGACTGTCGTCCGGTTGAAGCTGCCGAAGGAGCTTCGTCGATCGCTCGCTTGTACCAACATCGCCGAGAACATGATGGGCACCATTCGCCGCGTCACGCGCAACGTCAAACGCTGGCGGGATGCCGGCATGGCCTTGCGATGGGTCGCGGCCGGCATGATCGAGGCCAACAAGGGCTTCCGACGATTGAAGGCGCATAAGCAATTGTCGGTTTTGCGTGCGGCCCTTCAAGCTCGCCACAATCGCATGACGATCAACCCCGTTGCCCACGTCACGAGGGCCGCGTAA